The following proteins come from a genomic window of Corynebacterium sp. P4-C1:
- a CDS encoding MDR family MFS transporter, which translates to MVDTPRQQHTAPNVGLVFTALLITMLMSSLGQMIFSSALPTIVGELGGVEHMSWVISAFMVTMTIALPIYGKLGDGLGRKWFYVSGIVFFVIGSALGGFAQTMTMLIIGRAVQGFGAGAMMINSQAIIAEVVPARERGKYMGVMGAVFGISSVLGPVLGGWFTDGPGWRWGLWMNIPLGILAMTVASIVLDLSKGDRGNFRFDWPGAALIAVATSTLILATTWGGLQYPWGSPRIIGLLVTSAVAAVVFVVVELRAKDPLVPMHLFRNRNMLLTTIASVVLGISMTGVMAYLPTYLQMVHSMTPTEAGLMMIPMVGGMIITSIGIGALISRTGSYKIFPIIGLGIVAVGCYLLSRLTVDTDLWTLGIYIFVYGFGLGMVMQVLVLIVQNSFPISVVGTATAANNFFRQIGMSVGASIVGTVFIHNMQNNMEERLPVALAKLGPEAAKYAEAFKEGASQSMTPGSVSQLPQPLHDAIATSYNDGLTPIFLLLIPLVIISALVLLPVREDTLKETIE; encoded by the coding sequence ATGGTAGATACCCCACGGCAACAACACACAGCCCCCAACGTCGGGCTCGTCTTCACGGCGCTGCTCATCACCATGCTGATGAGCTCGCTCGGCCAGATGATCTTCTCCTCGGCGTTGCCAACCATCGTCGGCGAACTCGGCGGCGTTGAGCACATGAGCTGGGTGATTTCCGCGTTCATGGTCACCATGACCATCGCTCTTCCCATTTACGGCAAGCTTGGCGACGGCCTCGGCCGCAAGTGGTTCTACGTCTCCGGCATCGTCTTCTTCGTCATCGGCTCCGCTCTCGGCGGCTTCGCACAGACCATGACGATGCTCATCATCGGCCGCGCTGTCCAGGGCTTCGGTGCCGGCGCCATGATGATCAACTCCCAGGCAATCATCGCCGAGGTCGTTCCCGCCCGCGAGCGCGGCAAATACATGGGCGTGATGGGAGCCGTCTTCGGCATCTCCTCCGTCCTCGGCCCCGTCCTAGGCGGCTGGTTCACCGACGGCCCGGGCTGGCGTTGGGGGCTGTGGATGAATATCCCGCTGGGCATCCTCGCCATGACGGTAGCGTCGATCGTGCTCGACCTGTCCAAGGGCGACCGCGGCAATTTCCGCTTCGACTGGCCCGGTGCCGCTCTCATTGCGGTCGCGACCTCCACGCTCATCCTCGCCACCACATGGGGCGGCCTGCAGTACCCGTGGGGCTCGCCGCGCATCATCGGGCTGCTGGTCACGTCGGCAGTCGCCGCGGTCGTCTTCGTCGTCGTGGAGCTGCGCGCGAAGGATCCGCTCGTGCCGATGCACCTGTTCCGCAACCGCAACATGCTGCTGACCACGATCGCCAGCGTCGTCCTCGGAATTTCCATGACCGGCGTTATGGCCTACCTACCCACCTACCTGCAGATGGTCCACTCGATGACCCCGACCGAAGCCGGCTTGATGATGATCCCGATGGTCGGTGGCATGATCATCACCTCCATCGGCATCGGTGCCTTGATCAGCCGCACGGGTAGCTACAAGATCTTCCCCATTATCGGTCTCGGCATCGTCGCCGTCGGCTGCTACCTGCTCTCGCGCCTGACCGTCGACACCGACCTGTGGACGCTCGGCATCTACATCTTCGTCTACGGCTTCGGCCTCGGCATGGTGATGCAGGTGCTGGTCCTCATCGTCCAGAACTCGTTCCCGATCTCGGTCGTGGGCACCGCCACCGCCGCGAACAACTTCTTCCGCCAGATCGGCATGTCCGTCGGCGCATCCATTGTGGGCACCGTGTTCATCCACAACATGCAGAACAACATGGAAGAGCGTCTCCCGGTCGCGCTGGCGAAGCTCGGCCCGGAAGCCGCGAAATACGCGGAAGCCTTCAAAGAAGGCGCGTCCCAGTCAATGACACCAGGGTCGGTCAGCCAGTTGCCGCAGCCGCTTCACGACGCCATCGCCACCAGCTACAACGACGGTTTGACCCCCATCTTCCTGCTGCTCATCCCGCTCGTGATCATCTCTGCGCTGGTCTTGCTGCCCGTGCGCGAAGACACCTTGAAGGAAACGATCGAGTAG
- a CDS encoding GNAT family N-acetyltransferase: protein MSNRDFTIRPIRPEDYPQVRAIYESGLGTGHASYETEGPTWANFSTNKIIETVFVAVEPDDDDKVLGWVAAAQASTRSVFHGVVEDSIYIHEDARGRGVSGALLDKLIETCKDLNKWSIHSWIFPENEGSAGLHVSRGFVKVGTYHHMAKMTYGELAGTWRDTDIYELLLPKPGKKPVAADEESDGGAVIGTGTDTDGEAGA, encoded by the coding sequence ATGTCGAATCGCGATTTCACGATCCGCCCGATCCGCCCTGAGGACTACCCGCAGGTCCGCGCGATCTACGAGTCTGGGCTGGGAACCGGCCACGCCTCGTACGAGACGGAAGGGCCGACGTGGGCGAACTTTTCCACCAACAAGATCATCGAGACCGTGTTCGTCGCCGTCGAGCCAGATGACGACGACAAGGTTCTCGGCTGGGTCGCCGCCGCCCAGGCATCCACCCGTTCCGTGTTCCACGGCGTGGTGGAGGACTCGATCTACATCCATGAGGATGCGCGCGGCCGCGGAGTGTCCGGTGCGCTGCTGGACAAACTGATCGAGACGTGCAAGGACTTGAACAAGTGGTCCATCCACTCGTGGATCTTCCCGGAGAACGAGGGTTCGGCGGGCTTGCACGTCTCCCGTGGCTTCGTGAAGGTGGGCACCTACCACCACATGGCCAAGATGACCTACGGCGAGCTCGCAGGTACGTGGCGTGACACAGACATCTACGAGCTGCTGCTGCCGAAGCCGGGCAAGAAGCCCGTGGCGGCAGACGAAGAAAGCGACGGCGGCGCAGTCATAGGCACAGGCACAGACACAGACGGGGAAGCCGGCGCTTAG
- a CDS encoding PhoH family protein: MESTGSNPEQLTSPTALKTYVLDTSVLLSDPWALRKFAEHNVILPLVVITELEQKRHHPELGWFARQALRFLEDLRSDYDRLDEPMPVNVDGGTVRVELNHQDQSNLPVALRGPENDNRILACAYNFMQEGKDTVLVTKDVPLRVKAGAVGLAAQEYRAQDVVLTGYTGMAELEVSGEEIDELYATGFAAVDTGDLPVHCGLTLNAGSQSALARVAPSGGVKLVRGDADAFGLSGRSAEQRVALDLLLDDKVGIVSIGGRAGTGKSALALCAGLESVLERGEHKRIIVFRPLYAVGGQNLGYLPGDEMEKMNPWSQAVYDTLEGVVSDNVLEEVAARDLLEVLPLTHIRGRSLHDAFVIVDEAQSLERNVLLTVLSRLGRGSRVVLTHDVAQRDNLRVGRHDGVQAVIEKLKGQDLFAHVTLTRSERSPIAELVTDLLEDHA, translated from the coding sequence ATGGAAAGCACCGGAAGCAATCCCGAACAACTCACCTCGCCAACTGCACTGAAGACATATGTGCTGGACACGTCGGTCCTGTTGTCCGACCCGTGGGCGTTAAGGAAGTTCGCGGAACACAACGTCATCCTCCCGCTCGTGGTCATCACGGAACTCGAGCAGAAACGTCATCACCCAGAGCTTGGCTGGTTCGCCCGCCAAGCTCTTCGTTTTTTGGAAGACCTGCGCTCCGACTACGACCGGCTGGATGAACCGATGCCGGTCAACGTCGACGGCGGCACCGTCCGCGTGGAGCTCAACCACCAGGACCAGTCGAATCTGCCGGTGGCCCTGCGCGGCCCGGAGAACGACAACCGCATTCTCGCCTGCGCGTACAACTTCATGCAGGAGGGCAAAGACACTGTTCTGGTGACCAAGGATGTGCCGCTGCGTGTGAAAGCGGGCGCTGTGGGGCTGGCCGCACAGGAGTACCGTGCGCAGGACGTTGTGCTGACCGGTTACACGGGAATGGCTGAGCTGGAGGTCTCCGGGGAAGAGATCGACGAGCTGTACGCCACCGGCTTTGCGGCGGTCGACACGGGCGATTTGCCGGTGCATTGCGGGTTGACGCTCAATGCGGGTTCGCAGTCGGCTTTGGCGCGTGTTGCGCCGAGTGGCGGGGTGAAGCTCGTCCGCGGCGATGCCGACGCGTTCGGTCTCTCGGGCCGGAGCGCGGAGCAGCGGGTCGCGCTCGACCTGCTTCTCGACGACAAGGTCGGCATCGTGTCTATCGGCGGCCGCGCCGGCACCGGCAAGTCGGCGTTGGCACTCTGCGCGGGCCTGGAGTCCGTGCTGGAGCGCGGGGAGCACAAGCGCATCATCGTCTTCCGCCCGCTGTATGCGGTGGGAGGGCAGAACTTGGGCTACCTTCCGGGCGATGAGATGGAGAAGATGAATCCCTGGTCGCAGGCCGTCTACGACACCTTGGAGGGCGTTGTCTCCGACAACGTTCTTGAGGAAGTCGCAGCCCGGGACCTGCTCGAAGTGCTGCCGCTGACGCACATCCGCGGCCGCAGCCTCCACGACGCCTTCGTCATCGTCGACGAGGCGCAGTCGCTGGAGCGCAATGTGCTGCTGACAGTTCTGTCGCGTCTGGGACGCGGTTCCCGCGTGGTACTCACCCACGATGTCGCCCAGCGCGACAATCTGCGCGTCGGCCGCCATGATGGTGTGCAGGCCGTGATTGAGAAGCTGAAGGGGCAGGACCTGTTCGCGCATGTCACCCTGACGCGCTCGGAGCGTTCGCCGATCGCCGAGCTGGTCACGGATCTGCTCGAGGACCACGCCTAA
- a CDS encoding LGFP repeat-containing protein, with the protein MNRKIGASIAALALTTGLVACSSDEGDTTEVEATETNVETVTSETADASGSESAGAEGDTVELTTQDGEKVVVPAAAANAPEELGLGNWGDPYNVETTEDGKTLIEYDADKNIVYSEDAGAVPLVGEIANTWKKDGGLKNEIGLPKKAEDKRSDDNGWIQEFENGTIEWLEENGEFGAKIS; encoded by the coding sequence ATGAACCGCAAGATTGGCGCATCCATTGCCGCACTCGCACTGACCACCGGTCTGGTCGCTTGCTCCAGTGACGAAGGCGACACCACCGAGGTCGAAGCCACCGAAACCAACGTCGAGACCGTCACCTCCGAGACCGCCGACGCTTCGGGCTCCGAGTCCGCTGGCGCAGAGGGCGACACCGTCGAACTGACCACCCAGGACGGCGAGAAGGTCGTCGTTCCGGCGGCCGCCGCTAACGCTCCGGAGGAGCTCGGCCTGGGCAACTGGGGCGACCCGTACAACGTCGAGACCACCGAGGACGGCAAGACCCTCATCGAGTACGACGCCGACAAGAACATTGTCTACTCCGAGGATGCGGGTGCTGTACCGCTGGTCGGCGAGATCGCCAACACCTGGAAGAAGGACGGCGGACTGAAGAACGAGATCGGCCTGCCGAAGAAGGCCGAGGATAAGCGCTCCGACGACAACGGCTGGATCCAGGAGTTCGAGAACGGCACCATCGAGTGGCTCGAGGAGAACGGCGAGTTCGGCGCCAAGATCAGCTAA
- a CDS encoding LysR family transcriptional regulator substrate-binding protein: MLRLAFVTGTEPGKWFARYRDTTGSGLEDIPSDDPVALLIDGTATLALTRLPDSRIGEPGQRYHQVKLYSEKPGVAVPKDSVYAEVGEPVRTGDLVDEIVNFRFSAAGEAHEGGSGSIDDLRTALQVVAANVGVAYAPAPLLKVLAKKQVRVLELVDPAADAETEIALVWAVADDSEAVQDFVGVAKGRTRNSSRGSGEASKSEPRRERSRAKVNRKVNGKSCAQRKGSARKHPKKGVRNRYK, from the coding sequence ATGCTTCGCCTCGCCTTCGTCACCGGAACCGAACCTGGAAAGTGGTTCGCCCGCTACCGCGACACTACCGGTAGCGGGCTCGAGGACATCCCCAGTGACGACCCCGTCGCATTGCTTATCGACGGCACCGCCACCCTCGCTCTCACCCGCCTTCCCGATTCCCGCATCGGTGAGCCCGGGCAGAGGTACCACCAGGTGAAGCTGTACTCCGAGAAGCCCGGAGTGGCTGTGCCCAAAGATTCGGTGTACGCCGAAGTGGGGGAGCCCGTGCGCACCGGCGATCTCGTCGACGAGATCGTGAACTTCCGGTTCAGCGCCGCCGGGGAAGCCCATGAGGGAGGGTCCGGTTCGATCGATGACCTGCGCACTGCCCTCCAAGTTGTCGCCGCGAATGTCGGCGTCGCCTATGCGCCCGCACCCCTTTTGAAAGTGCTGGCGAAAAAACAGGTCAGAGTGCTCGAACTCGTCGACCCAGCCGCAGATGCCGAAACCGAGATCGCGTTGGTGTGGGCCGTTGCGGACGACTCCGAGGCGGTCCAGGACTTCGTCGGGGTGGCGAAAGGGAGGACGAGGAATTCGTCGCGGGGGAGCGGGGAGGCGTCGAAAAGCGAACCGAGAAGAGAACGGAGCCGCGCGAAAGTGAACCGTAAAGTAAACGGCAAAAGCTGTGCGCAGCGAAAGGGGTCCGCGAGGAAGCACCCCAAAAAAGGGGTGCGCAATCGTTATAAATGA
- a CDS encoding DUF5997 family protein, whose product MSEQPSSTAMKPATAAKKLGIYLPATPQEFQDGSVTHAQLRELQDTPPEWLAKLRAEGPHPRPEVARKLGISITALKNNDMDKPLTTQEIKELLEDQPAWLSEARRVHAEERGTGVRED is encoded by the coding sequence ATGAGCGAACAGCCGTCAAGCACAGCGATGAAGCCCGCCACCGCCGCGAAGAAACTCGGGATCTACCTCCCAGCGACCCCGCAGGAATTCCAGGACGGGTCCGTCACCCATGCGCAGCTGCGCGAGCTGCAGGACACCCCGCCGGAATGGCTGGCGAAACTGCGCGCTGAGGGGCCGCACCCCCGCCCCGAGGTGGCGCGCAAGCTGGGCATCAGCATCACGGCGTTGAAGAACAATGACATGGACAAGCCACTGACCACCCAGGAGATCAAAGAGCTACTAGAGGATCAGCCGGCCTGGCTGTCAGAGGCGCGCCGCGTCCACGCCGAGGAGCGCGGCACCGGCGTACGGGAAGATTAG
- the glyA gene encoding serine hydroxymethyltransferase produces the protein MTEDLRYQDLASLDPEVHEQILGEVARQRNTLEMIASENFVPRAVLQAQGSVLTNKYAEGYPGRRYYGGCENVDVIENIARDRATSLFDAEYANVQPHSGAQANAAVLHALIKPGDTIMGLSLAHGGHLTHGMKINFSGRLYNVVAYEVDPETMLIDMDKVRELALEHRPQVIIAGWSAYPRTVDFAAFRAIADEVGAYLWTDMAHFAGLVAAGLHPSPVPHSDVVSTTIHKTLGGPRSGMILAKQDHAKALNSAVFPGQQGGPLMHVVAAKATALKIAGTPEFKNRQERTLEGARILAERLTAGDCKQAGVDVLTGGTDVHLVLADLRNSELDGQQAEDLLHSVGITVNRNAVPNDPRPPMVTSGLRIGTSALATRGFDLAAFTETADIIGTALAQGKSADVEALRARVDKLAEDFPLYPGLEDWKML, from the coding sequence ATGACTGAAGATCTCCGCTACCAAGACCTCGCGTCGCTCGACCCGGAAGTGCACGAGCAGATCCTCGGGGAGGTGGCCCGCCAGCGCAACACGCTCGAGATGATCGCGTCGGAGAACTTCGTTCCGCGCGCGGTGCTGCAGGCGCAGGGCTCCGTGCTGACCAACAAGTACGCGGAGGGTTATCCGGGCCGCCGCTACTACGGCGGCTGCGAGAACGTCGACGTCATCGAGAACATCGCGCGCGACCGTGCCACCTCGCTTTTCGACGCCGAGTACGCCAACGTCCAGCCCCACTCCGGCGCCCAGGCGAACGCCGCCGTCCTCCACGCCCTGATCAAGCCGGGCGACACCATCATGGGTCTGTCGCTGGCGCACGGCGGCCACCTGACCCACGGCATGAAGATCAACTTCTCCGGCCGCCTGTACAACGTGGTGGCCTACGAGGTGGACCCGGAAACGATGCTCATCGACATGGATAAGGTGCGGGAGCTCGCTTTGGAGCACCGCCCGCAGGTGATCATCGCTGGCTGGTCCGCCTACCCGCGCACCGTGGACTTCGCCGCCTTCCGCGCGATCGCCGACGAGGTGGGCGCGTACCTGTGGACCGATATGGCTCACTTCGCCGGCCTGGTGGCCGCGGGCCTGCACCCGTCGCCGGTGCCGCACTCGGATGTCGTGTCCACCACGATCCACAAGACTCTCGGCGGCCCGCGCTCCGGCATGATCCTGGCCAAACAGGACCACGCTAAGGCACTCAACTCCGCCGTTTTTCCCGGCCAGCAGGGCGGTCCGCTGATGCATGTCGTGGCGGCGAAGGCCACCGCACTGAAGATCGCGGGCACGCCCGAGTTCAAGAACCGTCAGGAGCGCACCCTGGAGGGCGCCCGCATTCTGGCTGAGCGCCTGACGGCGGGGGACTGCAAGCAGGCCGGCGTCGACGTGCTCACCGGCGGCACCGATGTCCACCTCGTCCTCGCGGATCTGCGCAACTCCGAACTCGACGGCCAGCAGGCGGAAGACCTGTTGCACTCCGTCGGCATCACGGTCAACCGCAACGCCGTGCCGAACGACCCGCGTCCGCCGATGGTCACCTCCGGTCTGCGTATCGGTACCTCGGCTCTGGCGACCCGCGGTTTCGACCTGGCCGCTTTCACGGAGACTGCGGACATCATCGGCACCGCACTCGCGCAGGGTAAGAGTGCGGATGTGGAGGCGCTGCGGGCGCGCGTCGATAAGCTCGCCGAGGACTTCCCGCTCTACCCGGGCCTCGAAGACTGGAAGATGCTCTAA
- the coaA gene encoding type I pantothenate kinase yields the protein MPRPADPSPYLDFPREAWRERRATMPQVIDEADLEQLLGIGESMDLQEVADIYLPLSRLIHLQIRARQKLTAVTETFLGENPGHVPFIIGIAGSVAVGKSTTARVLQALLQRWDSHPRVDLVTTDGFLLPAAELRERNLMTRKGFPESYNRRDLLRFVTEVKAGRDNVKAPLYSHDAYDIIPGEYQVVDHPDILILEGLNVLQTGPTLMVSDLFDFSVYVDAKTQDIEKWYIDRFIKLKNTAFRRPGAHFARFADLTDEAAAAEARRIWQTINLPNLVENIQPTRVRASLVLSKAADHSVQRVRMRKM from the coding sequence ATGCCGCGACCCGCAGACCCGAGCCCGTACCTGGATTTCCCGCGCGAGGCGTGGCGCGAGCGACGCGCCACCATGCCGCAGGTAATCGACGAAGCCGACCTCGAGCAGCTGCTCGGCATCGGCGAGAGCATGGACTTGCAGGAAGTCGCTGACATTTATCTGCCTTTGTCGCGTCTGATCCACTTGCAGATCCGCGCGCGCCAGAAGCTCACAGCGGTGACGGAGACATTCCTCGGGGAGAATCCGGGTCACGTGCCGTTCATCATCGGGATCGCGGGGTCCGTCGCGGTGGGCAAGTCGACGACAGCGCGTGTGCTCCAGGCGCTGCTCCAACGGTGGGATTCCCATCCGCGCGTCGACCTCGTGACCACAGACGGTTTTCTCCTTCCCGCCGCGGAGCTGCGCGAGCGCAACCTAATGACGCGCAAGGGGTTCCCGGAGTCCTATAACCGCCGCGACCTGCTGCGTTTCGTCACTGAGGTCAAAGCTGGGCGCGACAACGTCAAGGCGCCGCTGTACTCGCACGACGCGTACGACATCATTCCGGGCGAATACCAGGTCGTCGACCACCCCGACATTCTCATCCTCGAGGGCCTCAACGTGCTCCAGACGGGTCCGACACTGATGGTGTCCGACTTGTTCGACTTCTCGGTGTACGTCGACGCGAAGACGCAGGACATCGAGAAGTGGTACATCGACCGCTTCATCAAGCTGAAGAACACCGCGTTCCGCCGTCCGGGGGCGCACTTCGCGCGGTTCGCGGACCTCACCGACGAGGCTGCCGCGGCGGAGGCCCGCAGAATTTGGCAGACAATCAACCTGCCCAACCTAGTGGAGAATATTCAGCCGACGCGTGTGCGCGCATCGCTCGTGCTCTCCAAAGCGGCCGACCATTCGGTTCAGAGGGTGCGCATGCGCAAGATGTGA
- a CDS encoding isoprenyl transferase — MTQLDRLLYPLYEKRLKRELQGVSRPKHIAVMADGNRRWAREAGFEDISHGHRVGAAKIGELVQWSAEMNVEVVTIYLLSTENLSRTAEEVQLLYDIISGVVDELSGDDYEARIRLVGHLNLLPEKVANRMRSAAAATEDKDGIVVNIAVGYGGRQEIVDAVQNFLRAKVAEGVPAEKLADEVSVESLSQHLYTSGQPDPDLVIRTSGEQRLSGFLLWQSAYSEIWFTDTYWPAFRKIDFLRALRDYSQRSRRFGK, encoded by the coding sequence GTGACTCAGCTCGACCGACTTCTGTACCCGCTCTACGAGAAACGGTTGAAGCGTGAACTCCAAGGCGTGAGCCGTCCGAAGCACATCGCGGTCATGGCCGACGGCAACCGTCGGTGGGCGCGTGAAGCCGGGTTCGAGGACATCTCCCACGGCCACCGCGTCGGTGCAGCCAAAATCGGGGAGCTGGTGCAGTGGTCGGCGGAAATGAACGTCGAAGTCGTGACCATCTACCTGCTGTCCACGGAGAACCTCTCGCGCACAGCGGAGGAAGTGCAGCTGCTCTACGACATCATTTCCGGTGTTGTGGACGAGCTCTCCGGTGACGATTACGAGGCACGCATCCGCCTTGTCGGGCACCTGAACCTGCTGCCCGAAAAAGTGGCGAACCGCATGCGGTCCGCGGCCGCGGCCACCGAGGACAAAGACGGCATCGTGGTCAATATCGCCGTGGGCTACGGCGGGCGCCAGGAGATTGTCGACGCTGTCCAGAACTTCCTCAGGGCCAAGGTCGCGGAGGGGGTCCCGGCAGAGAAGCTTGCCGACGAAGTCTCCGTCGAATCCCTATCCCAGCACCTCTACACATCCGGCCAACCCGACCCGGACCTGGTGATCCGCACCTCCGGCGAGCAGCGCCTCTCAGGCTTCCTGCTGTGGCAGTCGGCCTATTCGGAGATCTGGTTCACCGACACGTACTGGCCGGCCTTCCGCAAGATCGATTTCCTGCGCGCGCTGCGCGACTACTCGCAGAGGTCGAGGAGGTTCGGTAAGTAG
- the mca gene encoding mycothiol conjugate amidase Mca — translation MTGYRLLAIHAHPDDESSKGAATMAKYSHEGDRVKVLTCTGGQRGDILNPAMDKPGIIERMTEIRRGEMAAAAAALGVEHEWLGYEDSGLPEGDPLPPLPEGCFALEDPVEVAKVVVGKIREFRPHVIITYDENGGYPHPDHIMVHKISMIAWEEAGNPDFAPEMGEPWTPLKLYYSHGFVAQRMRLLHDRLAAEGKPSPYEPMLKRWEENASDIMQRVTTQVECGDYFGHRAEALTAHATQIDPAGAFLASPVEVQKEVWPTEEFELAQTRVQTSLPETDLFAGIDLGAEAGNEGE, via the coding sequence GTGACGGGATACCGTTTGCTGGCCATTCACGCGCACCCAGACGACGAGTCGAGCAAGGGCGCTGCGACGATGGCGAAGTACTCCCACGAGGGCGACCGCGTGAAGGTGCTCACCTGCACGGGCGGGCAGCGGGGCGACATCCTCAACCCGGCGATGGACAAGCCGGGGATCATCGAGCGCATGACGGAGATCCGCCGCGGCGAGATGGCCGCGGCGGCCGCCGCCCTAGGCGTGGAGCACGAGTGGCTGGGCTACGAGGACTCCGGCTTGCCGGAAGGCGACCCGTTGCCGCCTCTGCCCGAGGGCTGCTTCGCGTTGGAGGACCCTGTCGAGGTGGCCAAAGTCGTGGTTGGCAAGATCCGCGAATTCCGCCCGCACGTGATTATCACCTACGACGAGAACGGTGGCTACCCGCACCCGGACCACATCATGGTGCACAAGATCTCCATGATCGCGTGGGAGGAAGCCGGCAACCCGGACTTCGCGCCCGAGATGGGGGAGCCGTGGACGCCGTTGAAGCTGTACTACAGCCACGGCTTCGTCGCCCAGCGCATGCGCCTGCTGCACGACCGCCTCGCCGCGGAGGGCAAGCCCAGCCCCTACGAGCCCATGCTGAAGCGCTGGGAGGAGAACGCCTCCGACATCATGCAGCGCGTGACCACCCAGGTGGAGTGCGGCGATTACTTCGGCCACCGCGCCGAGGCCCTCACGGCGCACGCGACGCAAATCGATCCGGCGGGCGCCTTCCTGGCTAGCCCTGTCGAGGTGCAGAAGGAAGTGTGGCCGACCGAGGAATTCGAGCTGGCGCAGACCCGCGTGCAGACCTCCCTGCCGGAAACAGACCTGTTCGCTGGAATTGACCTCGGCGCTGAAGCAGGGAACGAAGGAGAATGA
- a CDS encoding DUF4307 domain-containing protein: MAEHDSSADEHTGRTRARYGTTAAKAAPSRTAGKIVAVISVLFIVLIVAFAGRYIMQRRAEPITAELVAHERIDDTTSRVWFDVSRNDPSVPGYCIITSLNYEHAEIGRRDVVLPAGGEEHTRMHVDIPVRDVPVSGGVYGCSTTIPSFLDADEEFVEAR; the protein is encoded by the coding sequence GTGGCAGAGCACGATTCTTCGGCGGACGAGCACACCGGACGCACCCGCGCCCGCTACGGCACCACGGCCGCCAAGGCCGCACCTTCCCGCACCGCTGGAAAGATCGTCGCCGTGATCTCCGTGCTGTTCATCGTGCTCATTGTGGCGTTCGCGGGGCGCTACATCATGCAGCGCCGCGCCGAACCCATCACGGCGGAACTCGTCGCACACGAGCGCATCGACGACACCACCTCCCGCGTCTGGTTCGACGTTTCCCGGAACGATCCGTCTGTCCCCGGCTACTGCATCATCACCTCCCTGAACTACGAGCACGCCGAGATCGGCCGCCGCGACGTTGTGCTCCCCGCCGGCGGTGAGGAGCACACCCGCATGCACGTGGACATCCCCGTCCGCGATGTCCCCGTCTCGGGAGGCGTGTACGGCTGCTCCACGACGATTCCGTCTTTCCTTGACGCGGATGAGGAGTTCGTGGAGGCGAGGTAG
- the greA gene encoding transcription elongation factor GreA, whose amino-acid sequence MAEKQQQYITPEMKAKLEAELQQLIDNRPVIAAEINERREEGDLKENAGYDAAREQQDQEEARIKQISELLANSTTERAGVVDGMAVVGSVVHVYYNGDKDDKETFLIGTRAASTDNKDLETYSEQSPLGAAVLGATEGETRTYTAPNGREISVTIESAKPYDSVKAKTPRAK is encoded by the coding sequence ATGGCTGAAAAGCAGCAGCAGTACATCACCCCTGAAATGAAGGCCAAGCTCGAGGCCGAGCTGCAGCAGCTCATTGACAACCGCCCGGTCATCGCCGCCGAGATCAACGAGCGCCGCGAAGAAGGTGACCTCAAGGAGAACGCCGGTTACGACGCCGCGCGTGAGCAGCAGGACCAGGAAGAGGCCCGCATCAAGCAGATCTCCGAGCTGCTGGCCAACTCCACCACCGAGCGCGCGGGTGTCGTCGACGGCATGGCTGTCGTCGGTTCCGTCGTGCACGTCTACTACAACGGGGACAAGGACGATAAGGAGACCTTCCTCATCGGCACCCGCGCCGCCTCGACCGACAACAAGGACTTGGAGACCTACTCCGAGCAGTCCCCTCTCGGTGCCGCCGTCCTCGGCGCGACTGAGGGTGAGACCCGCACCTACACCGCTCCGAACGGCCGCGAGATTTCCGTCACCATTGAATCCGCGAAGCCGTATGATTCGGTTAAGGCCAAGACCCCGCGCGCGAAATAA